The genomic DNA CCTGAAACCGCTACCTCCAGTCCGGCTCCTGCAATCCCTCAGCCTCCGCCCGCTAAGCCAGTCTCGGCCGGTCCGAGGAAGATCGTAGCGACGCCGTTTGCGAAGAAGCTAGCGAAGCAGCACAAGGTGGATGTTGAATCGGTGGTGGGGTCCGGTCCGTTCGGCCGAATCACGCCGGCTGACGTGGAGGCTGCGGCCGGAATTACGCCTTCGAAGAGTAGTACCGGAGGCGAAGCAAATGCCAGAATAAATATCGCCGCCAAGCCGGCTGCGCCGAAACCTGCAGCTCCAACAGCCGCTCCGCCTCCGATTCCGGGCTCCACGGTCGTGCCGTTCACGACGATGCAAGCAGCGGTGTCGAAGAACATGCTGGAGAGCCTCACCGTGCCGACTTTCCGCGTGGGTTATCCAGTTACCACCAATGCGCTCGACGCGCTGTATGAGAAGGTACATTTTAGGTCCCAATCATTCTTTGGATTCAAATTAGCGTACTTGGTGTTTGACAATTTGATTTGGTACTGAGCAAGGGATTATGTGTGCATTTTCAGGTGAAACCAAAGGGTGTGACCATGACTGCGTTGCTAGCCAAGGCTGCAGCCATGGCACTAGTTCAGCACCCAGTTGTCAATGCAACCTGTAAAGACGGCAAGAGTTTTACGTATAATAGTAGCATAAACATTGCGGTTGCTGTGGCAATCGATGGTGGGTTGATTACCCCTGTTCTTCAGGACGCAGACAAGGTAAGTGATTCCATAAAATTATGTGATTAATCGTTGTAACTTGTAATTAAGCTTAATAGGtatttggtttttggttttctgAGTTTGGAGTTAGTTTTTTAGTTGATTACCTGTACTTGATGGGGCAGTTGGATTTGTATCTGTTATCTGAAAAATGGAAAGAGCTGCTGAAGAAGGCCCGAGCAAAGCAACTCCAGCCTAATGAATACAATTcaggtttttacttttttttttgtttttgttttttgggtgaTATAATCTGTTAGGAGCAAATAACAGTTAGTTATTCTCGAATTCTATGCAGGGACTTTCACTTTATCCAATTTGGGCATGTTTGGAGTGGACAGGTTTGATGCTATTCTTCCTCCGGGCCAGGTGAGTGATAACTAACAAGGGCTAGGATTTTTTGACCCTCATGAATTGATGGGATTGTTCTGCCTATTATAGTTATTTAGCCATTTGCTCAAAGTTTGGGAATGATGTTCAGGGGGCCATCATGGCTGTTGGAGCATCAAAGCCAACTGTTGTGGCTGATGCAGATGGATTCTTTAGTGTGAAAAGTAAAATGCTGGTAAGTTTAGtttccatttcttcttcaatttataaGATGATGTACTTCACACTCACAAGCTTATTAATTGGAAGACCATACAAGGATCCAAGTCAGATTTCTAAGGCATTTTGGGGTATCAGTCTGTCAATTAACCTGTACAGGTTGTTCTATCAATATATGAGTAGTTGGGGTATATGAAAAGATAAACTAATTTATCTTTGGCAGTCACAATCTCAACTAATTTATTTAAAGTTCTGTAGTTCTAAGTTCTAGCAGCAATTTTGTGCGTCCTTCATAATTTCACTAGATTTTAGAATCAATTGAATAGGGAGCTCATTTAGACTAAAATGCCTGTTGAAGGGAAAAGACCAAAAGTATCAGCGTTCATTTTTTTGTGAAGTCCAGTATGAGAAGTAGCCCGTGGGCCTTGGCTCATGTGATAAAAGGCGAGGGGCTAGGTTTTGGGCCTTGGCTCATGTGATA from Corylus avellana chromosome ca6, CavTom2PMs-1.0 includes the following:
- the LOC132184194 gene encoding dihydrolipoyllysine-residue acetyltransferase component 4 of pyruvate dehydrogenase complex, chloroplastic, with translation MALLVRLPLSNASVSFSSSLSLSLPTQSRSSFRAKSPRRRRPILTVQAKIREIFMPALSSTMTEGKIVSWIKAEGDRLSKGESVVVVESDKADMDVETFYDGILAAIVVPEGESAPVGAPIGLLAESEEEIAEARAKAASKSSSSAPKPATSPPETATSSPAPAIPQPPPAKPVSAGPRKIVATPFAKKLAKQHKVDVESVVGSGPFGRITPADVEAAAGITPSKSSTGGEANARINIAAKPAAPKPAAPTAAPPPIPGSTVVPFTTMQAAVSKNMLESLTVPTFRVGYPVTTNALDALYEKVKPKGVTMTALLAKAAAMALVQHPVVNATCKDGKSFTYNSSINIAVAVAIDGGLITPVLQDADKLDLYLLSEKWKELLKKARAKQLQPNEYNSGTFTLSNLGMFGVDRFDAILPPGQGAIMAVGASKPTVVADADGFFSVKSKMLVNVTADHRIVYGADLAAFLQTFAKIVENPESLTL